One genomic segment of Oncorhynchus kisutch isolate 150728-3 unplaced genomic scaffold, Okis_V2 scaffold3589, whole genome shotgun sequence includes these proteins:
- the LOC116371725 gene encoding NLR family CARD domain-containing protein 3-like codes for MSLSGEREEGGPASKMSLSAEHDTNVKSPIHQERPDSPSCLSMKSDGSMDHFYDCEDGDFSAFTGPIKQERPASPVPSCVSMKSDKSMNLPIQFREGDFSTEQRNQQERSESEILSGQSSQSHQTDLASIFSMLEDNIMTFVKNELKMFKRILSPELPEGFESQKQDKEVVDAEDEKQESSAREGALKITLHILRKMNQKELADTLEKYSDELAVICQLELKSNLKKKFQCVFEGIAKQGNPTLLNKIYTELYITEGGTGEVNNEHELRQIETTNRKKARPETAIKCNDIFKPLTGQDKPIRTVLTKGVAGIGKTVSVQKFILDWAEGKANQDVQFVFSFPFRELNLKKDKHTFIELLNHFSMETKQSISNYNMYKVLFIFDGLDECRLPLDFQKNKICCDVTESTSVDVLLTNLIRGNLLPSALLWITTRPAAANKIPSECVDQVTEVRGFNDPQKEEYFRKRFSDEDLASRIISHIKTSRSLHIMCHIPVFCWISATVLEHMLKHKREEMPKTLTEMYTHLVEFHTKQKNEKYLGKEETGPHWNKESILSLGKLAFQQLVKGNLIFYEEDLKESGIDVNEASVYSGLCTQLFKEECGLYQDKVYCFVHLSIQEFLAAVYVCLSFINNNENLMDKLKTNDEPEIAFYKGAVDKALQSETGNLDLFLRFLLGLSLESNQKHLRGLLTKTRSSSQSHEETIKYIKEKIRENPSPERSINLFHCLNELNDHSLVEEIQRYLRSGSLSRFKLSPAQWSALVFVLLTSEKVLDVFDLKKYSRSEEGLLRLLPVVKASRAVLLSGCGVTEEGCASLVSALES; via the exons CCCAATCCATCAGGAGAGACCAGACTCACCCAGCTGtctgtccatgaagagtgacggGTCTATGGACCATTTCTATGATTGCGAAGATGGAGACTTTTCTGCATTTACAGG tccaatcaagcaggagagaccagcctcccctgtacccagctgtgtgtccatgaagagtgacaagTCTATGAATCTACCTATACAGTTTAGAGAGGGAGAtttttctactgaacaaag aaaccaacaggagagatcagagtcagagattctcagtggtcagtcttcccagagtcatcaaacagacctggcctccatattcagt atgctTGAAGATAATATTATGACATTTGTGAAGAACGAGCTGAAGATGTTCAAGAGGATTCTTAGTCCAGAACTCCCAGAAGGCTTTGAGAGTCAGAAGCAGGATAAGGAAGTGGTGGATGCTGAAGATGAGAagcaggagagcagtgccagagagggggctctgaagatcacactgcacatcctgaggaaaatgaaccagaaggagcttgctgacacactggagaaat ATTCAGATGAGCTTGCTGTGATTTGCCAACTTGAACTCAAATCTAatctaaagaagaagtttcaatgtgtatttgaggggatcgctaaacaaggaaacccaacacttctcaataagatctacacagagctctatatcacagagggtggaacaggagaggtcaataatgaacatgagctgagacagattgagacaacaaACAGGAAAAAAGCAAGACCAGAGACTGCAATCAAATGTAACGACATCTTCAAACCCTTAACTGGACAAGACAAACctatcagaactgtgctgacaaagggagtcgctggcattggaaaaacagtctctgtgcagaagttcattctggactgggctgaaggaaaagcaaatcaggatgtccaatttgtattttcattcccTTTTCGGGAGCTGAATTTGAAGAaggacaaacacactttcattgaacttctcaatcacttctcaatggaaaccaaacaaTCAATCTCCAACTACAACATGTAcaaagttctgttcatctttgatggtctggatgagtgccgactgcccctagacttccagaagaacaagatctgttgtgacgtcacagagtcaacctcagtggatgttctgctgacaaatcTCATCAGGGGAAATctgctcccctctgctctcctttggataactacccgacctgcagcagccaataagATCCCTTCAGAATGTGTTGACCAAgtgacagaggtacgagggttcaatgacccacagaaggaggagtacttcaggaagagattcagtgatgaggacctggccagcagaatcatctcacacataaagacatcaaggagcctccacatcatgtgccacattccagtcttctgttggatttctgcaacagtccttgaacacatgctgaaacataagagagaagagatgcccaagactctgactgagatgtacacacaccttgtggagtttcataccaaacagaagaatgaaaagtatcttgggaaagaagagacaggtccacactggaataaagagagcattctgtcactgggaaaactggcttttcaacagcttgtgaaaggcaatctgattttctatgaagaagacctgaaagaGTCTGGCATTGATGTTAATGAAGCCTCAGTGTACTCAGGATTGTGCACACAGCTCTTTAAAGAGGAATGTGGGCTGTACCAGGACAAGGTGTACTGCTTTGttcatctgagcattcaggagtttctggctgctgtatatgtgtgcctctcattcatcaacaacaatgAGAATCTAATGGACAAACTGAAAACAAACGACGAGCCTGAAATTGCTTTCTACAAGGGTGCTGTGGATAAAGCCTTACAAAGTGAGACGGGAAACCTGGACCTTTTCCTTcgcttccttctgggcctctcactggagtccaatcagaagcacttacgaggtctactgacaaagacaagaagcagctcacagagccatgaagaaacaatcaagtacatcaaggagaagatcagggagaatccctctccagagaggagcatcaatctgttccactgtctgaatgaactgaatgaccattctctagtggaggagatccAAAGATACCTGAGATCAGGAAGTCTCTCTAGGTTCAAACTGTCACCtgcacagtggtcagctctggtctttgtgttgctgacttcagaaaaggtgctggatgtgtttgacctgaagaaatactccagatcagaggaaggtcttctgaggctgctgccagtggtcaaagccTCCCGAGCTGTTCT gctgtcaggctgtggagtcacagaggaaggctgtgcttctctggtctctgctctggagtca